From the genome of Hathewaya histolytica, one region includes:
- a CDS encoding M42 family peptidase, producing MDILLEKLVCAFKVSGHEHGVKEVIKEELRNIDCEIKEDKLGNLIVKIGDGEEKMMFSSHMDEVGLMVTYIEKDGRVRFTNVGDVNPSTIIDKVAIFSDGTLGRISTSKEKPEIEDMYIELGLETREEVLEIIEEGDVAKIESEVFNLGENIVGASLNNIINCYALIKAIKDIKETSKECYFVFSSQGKLEGRGGRAAANNIEPDYAIVLGTEELELGSGPSIVVKDKNLIMCHEVKELIENASDDADIEIQYTVSKNGTEGGPIHKEVGGIKTGVIALPIKYKNTLLEMVSSKDLDTMVELIKAIV from the coding sequence ATGGATATATTATTAGAAAAACTTGTTTGTGCTTTTAAAGTAAGTGGTCATGAACATGGAGTTAAAGAAGTTATTAAAGAAGAATTAAGAAATATAGATTGCGAAATAAAAGAAGATAAGTTAGGTAATCTTATAGTTAAAATAGGTGATGGAGAAGAAAAAATGATGTTCTCTTCTCATATGGATGAAGTAGGCCTTATGGTAACTTATATAGAAAAAGACGGAAGAGTTAGGTTTACTAATGTAGGAGATGTGAATCCTAGTACTATAATAGATAAAGTAGCTATCTTCAGTGATGGAACACTTGGAAGAATAAGTACATCAAAAGAAAAACCTGAAATAGAGGATATGTATATAGAACTAGGACTAGAAACTAGAGAAGAAGTTTTAGAGATAATAGAAGAAGGAGACGTTGCTAAAATAGAAAGTGAAGTCTTCAATCTTGGAGAAAATATTGTTGGAGCATCTTTAAACAATATAATTAATTGCTATGCTCTAATAAAAGCTATAAAAGATATAAAAGAAACTTCAAAGGAATGCTATTTCGTATTCTCTTCTCAAGGTAAGTTAGAAGGTAGGGGGGGAAGAGCTGCTGCAAATAATATAGAGCCAGACTATGCTATAGTTCTTGGCACAGAAGAATTAGAACTTGGATCAGGACCATCTATTGTTGTAAAGGATAAGAATCTTATAATGTGCCATGAAGTTAAAGAACTTATAGAAAATGCTTCTGACGATGCTGATATAGAAATTCAGTATACAGTAAGTAAGAATGGAACAGAAGGTGGACCTATTCATAAAGAAGTGGGAGGCATAAAAACAGGTGTCATTGCACTTCCTATAAAATACAAAAATACATTACTTGAGATGGTATCATCAAAAGATTTAGATACTATGGTGGAGCTTATAAAAGCTATAGTGTAG
- a CDS encoding CPBP family intramembrane glutamic endopeptidase produces MEKVVVNDKYGLSIRKSLFVFFIYFILNTILMVLVQSILMSLEYTGADIDNFKKYVYLLVETINYVVFIKIYKNLTENKLRFSNTVKVSKYMFIFFIIIGYIFIYDNTLNVLVQKFTTNSWYNEALKKEFESPISLVLGAAIVAPIFEEILLRGIILEGLIVRNKPYVAITISSLLFALMHGNLVQIPNAFFIGFVIGIIYYRTRSLLPCIFAHFVNNFFTIITVYNPDLYNDAKFSFVKLGIGTIIFISSFYMFKRSTKHS; encoded by the coding sequence ATGGAAAAAGTGGTTGTAAATGATAAGTATGGATTGAGTATACGAAAGAGTTTATTTGTGTTTTTTATATATTTTATTTTAAATACTATTTTGATGGTATTGGTTCAGAGTATATTAATGTCTTTAGAATATACTGGTGCTGATATAGATAACTTCAAAAAGTACGTATACTTATTAGTAGAGACTATAAACTATGTTGTCTTTATAAAAATTTATAAGAATTTAACAGAAAATAAATTGAGGTTTTCAAACACAGTTAAGGTTAGTAAATATATGTTTATATTTTTTATTATTATAGGATATATATTTATTTATGATAATACATTAAATGTATTGGTTCAGAAATTTACAACTAATAGTTGGTATAATGAGGCTCTAAAAAAGGAATTTGAGTCACCGATAAGCTTAGTTTTGGGGGCGGCTATAGTAGCACCCATATTTGAAGAGATTTTATTACGAGGAATAATATTAGAAGGGTTAATAGTTAGAAATAAACCTTATGTTGCTATAACCATCTCATCTTTATTATTTGCATTAATGCATGGTAATTTAGTACAAATACCAAATGCGTTTTTTATTGGGTTTGTAATAGGAATAATTTATTATAGAACTAGATCCTTATTACCGTGCATATTCGCCCATTTTGTAAATAACTTTTTTACAATTATAACAGTATATAATCCTGACTTATATAATGATGCTAAGTTTAGTTTTGTTAAATTAGGGATAGGTACAATTATTTTTATAAGTTCATTCTATATGTTTAAAAGATCAACTAAACACTCATAA
- a CDS encoding CPBP family intramembrane glutamic endopeptidase codes for MKKISSTSKHILFYLETYFLAQSLCGVIMVFILCIVKGKDFLEDGQVLIRENAYIIALIASFLSIIIYNYVFKNRKKSLKDRLILKRIDFKCSLRIIACSIGSAMFLGSVVFSIQHKFPSYIKTTETIDSAQASVLAMVSIVIILPIFEEILFRGLVFDELRKSKKFKRALIIQAVLFGIMHGNSLQGLYAFALGITYGLIYAWTKSLYGSMLAHIVFNLLGSSIFPMILDKTKNFVYGYMVFGLLISIVSMMCIYKQSNNENKALDVGV; via the coding sequence ATGAAAAAAATATCATCAACTTCAAAGCACATTCTTTTTTATTTAGAAACTTATTTTTTAGCACAATCCTTATGTGGTGTTATTATGGTATTTATATTATGTATAGTTAAAGGTAAGGATTTCTTAGAGGATGGTCAGGTCTTGATAAGAGAGAATGCATATATAATAGCATTAATAGCTAGTTTTTTAAGTATTATTATATATAATTATGTTTTTAAAAATAGGAAAAAGAGTTTAAAGGATAGACTTATATTAAAAAGGATAGATTTTAAGTGTTCATTAAGGATTATTGCATGTAGTATAGGGAGTGCTATGTTTTTAGGTTCTGTAGTTTTTTCGATACAGCATAAATTTCCTAGTTATATTAAAACTACTGAGACCATTGACTCAGCGCAAGCATCAGTACTAGCTATGGTTTCCATTGTTATAATTTTACCTATATTTGAAGAAATATTATTTAGGGGTTTAGTATTTGACGAACTCAGGAAAAGTAAAAAGTTTAAACGAGCTTTAATTATACAAGCCGTTCTATTTGGAATAATGCATGGCAATAGTCTACAAGGCTTATACGCTTTTGCACTTGGGATTACATATGGATTAATATATGCTTGGACAAAGTCACTATATGGAAGTATGTTAGCACATATAGTATTTAATCTATTGGGTAGTTCAATTTTTCCTATGATTCTAGATAAAACTAAGAATTTTGTATATGGCTATATGGTATTTGGGTTATTAATTTCTATAGTAAGTATGATGTGTATTTATAAACAATCTAATAATGAAAATAAGGCTTTAGATGTTGGAGTTTAG